The Mus pahari chromosome 2, PAHARI_EIJ_v1.1, whole genome shotgun sequence genomic interval GGGTTGGAAAGATGACTTAGTGGCTAGAACACtgacataaatataattataatattataataaaataggaCGCAAACCCACGAGTAAGTGCCTCTTGCCTCTATTCTCAGAGCTTGGGAGGCTGAATTGGAGAATCCCAGAAGACtcatggctagcctgggctacatagtaaaatccAGGCCAGTTAGACTATAGAACTAGACCCGGTCTCAAAAACTCACcaagggccagaaagatggctcagtaggtgaggacccttgctgccaagcctgacaacctgcgCTCAACTCTTCATCATGTGATGGCAGGAGAAAAGCCCCCCATGGATTGTCTTCTGATCGCCACAAGCACACTGTGGTGCAGCCCTTCCGCCCCTTCCctccaccaaacaaacaaacaaccaacaacgaaaaacaatctcaaaaaaaaaaaaaaaaagatggggagatggcttagggCATAAAGTGCTGGCTGTGTacacacgaggacctgagtttgaatccccccagaacccatgtaaagctaGGTACAATAGCACATCTTTAATTTCAGTGCTTTTACAGCCAGATGGGAAGCCAGGACacgcacccctccccctcccctcccctccccctcctcaccccctaAGCTAGTGACCAGCTCATCTGGGGTAAGCCATAGCACTCAACAGAAGAGACCCTATCTTAAGAGGActaagattgtcctctgacctccacattgtaaacatgtgccaccactcacacacatacacatatacatacattctatACACACCccaaaaggtagaaaaaaataaaatgacaccaATTTCAGTTCAGCGCACGCACCgattttccctccttccttccccctgaaATGAGGCCGGGACTATGAGGAAACAATATCCCTTGGCATAAGGAACATCTTTCCCAGTTTATTTTTTTGGTGCCTGCTCTGTGAGCATTGGCATGGAATTCCTTCATACGTTGAAACAGCGGGTATTCTCGCACGTCTACTGGTAAAATGGCATCATGGGGCCCCACCTATTCAAGATGGGGACCTTGACTCTCTGGTGATGATCACAGAGACAGCCTGGGAGTAGAAGGTAGCCTTTGCCCACTTCTGGAGCAGGCTGCGGCTCCGGTTCCATGAGGCACGGGAAGTCGGCCCTCTGGTGAAGCCAGTAGGGGTCATGCTGGGCCAGGTAGAGTGCCAGGGAAGCTGGGTAAGCATAATGGCAGGTGGTGGTGAACCTGCAGTCATCCTGCTTCCTAGCAGGTACCCGGTCTTGTGGCGGGAAGAAGCCAGGGACTCCCAAGTCTAGGGCAGTCATGTAGGGTCTTTTGAAAGCAGGATAGCCATCCTCCAGCTTGGGGTTGGGGTTAGGCTTGGGCTGGTAAAACTCTTTGCTCTGGAGCTGAGCGTCAAGCTTGGCCTGctggagaaacaaagagaagactGAAAAGGTCG includes:
- the Tex37 gene encoding testis-expressed sequence 37 protein isoform X2 encodes the protein MARVVRPQKNHVDLDIYQSSYMVDYKPFGKYKYSRVTPQEAKLDAQLQSKEFYQPKPNPNPKLEDGYPAFKRPYMTALDLGVPGFFPPQDRVPARKQDDCRFTTTCHYAYPASLALYLAQHDPYWLHQRADFPCLMEPEPQPAPEVGKGYLLLPGCLCDHHQRVKVPILNRWGPMMPFYQ
- the Tex37 gene encoding testis-expressed sequence 37 protein isoform X1, with the translated sequence MARVVRPQKNHVDLDIYQSSYMVDYKPFGKYKYSRVTPQEQAKLDAQLQSKEFYQPKPNPNPKLEDGYPAFKRPYMTALDLGVPGFFPPQDRVPARKQDDCRFTTTCHYAYPASLALYLAQHDPYWLHQRADFPCLMEPEPQPAPEVGKGYLLLPGCLCDHHQRVKVPILNRWGPMMPFYQ